CCTCCTTTTATAGTAGCAAAGGCACCCTTCTGACGAGGAGTGCCTTTGCTCTTTTAGATGACGGATCTGTGGAAACTTTCGCTTGACGATGCGGTGCGATCCGCTAGCAAATGCGGTAGGTAGAGCTTCGACAGTAGAGGTCTGACCCTTTTTTCAAGAACATATACCTCAGACGAATAGCTGAGCCACGTAGTGGACGATCGGTATCAGTATAGAGGTAAAGACCCCCATGATACCAATAGCCAAGCCTCCGATAGCTCCCTCTAGGGCTCCCATCTGAATGGCGACCGAGGTGCCCACGCCATGCGCTGCAGCACCCAGAGCCAGCCCCTTAGCGATGCGACTCTCTATGCGTAGCCACTTGAATAGAGGAGGTCCTATCACGCCCCCGATGATGCCTGAGATGACCACCACCACAGCAGTCAAGGCGGGTATACCACCCGACTGCTCAGAGAGCGCGATAGCGATAGGGGTCGTGACTGAGCGAGACTCCATCGAGTGTGCTATGGGGGCCCCAGCACCCAGCGCATAAGCTAGACCGACAGCGCTGAGGATGCCAATCAGTGAGCCTACAAAGAGCGAAAACATGATCGAGACAACGCGCCCACGGAGGTACTTAGACTGCTCGTATAGGATGTAGCCCAGTGAGACTACAGAGGGGCCTAGGAGGAAGTCGATCAGCTGGCTTCCCTCCTTATACTCCTCGTACGATGTGTCCGAGAGGTACAGCATTAAGATGAGCAAGCCTATGGTTACGATCAGAGGATGAAAGAGCCCGATCCGCACCTTGCGGTATAGGAGTAAGCTGAGGAAGTAGATCCCTATGGTGAGTGGCAAGCAGTAGATAGGCTTGCTCAGGAGTAGTGTGACGATATCCATCATGCGTTGTCGTTAGGTATTTCCTCTTTATGATGCCGCTCGAAGCGGTGCTGCATACGTCCCACGACCACCAAGACCAGTGCCGTGCTGACTACCATAGAGATCACAATAGCAGCCCAATACTGCTTGATTAGATCCACTTGGGTGATCAGCCCCACACCAGCTGGTACGAAGAAGAGACCCATATTGAGGGTGAGAAACTTAGCGACGCTGTCCACCTTGTCAGGCTTGATCAGCTTCGTCTCTAAGGCTAGAAAGAGGAGTATTAGACCGATCACACTCCCTGGTAGAAAGTGCCCGATCATCATGCCGATCAGTTCACCCACGGCAAAGAAAAAGAGCACCCAAAAGCATTGTACGAGAGACTTCATCTCTATAAAATCATCATTAACTCAAAGATTGGACTGCAAAGGTAGTGAATTAGATGTTAGAGATTAGATGTCAGAGGTTAGAGATTAGATGTCAGAAGTTAGAGATGTGCGTTCCTACAGGACTCGTCACACTATCGTGATGATTTTGTTATGCTTGCGAGTTTCAAGGAGGGAGCTCTGCAATTCCAACGAGGGCA
The sequence above is a segment of the Porphyromonas vaginalis genome. Coding sequences within it:
- a CDS encoding LrgB family protein — its product is MMDIVTLLLSKPIYCLPLTIGIYFLSLLLYRKVRIGLFHPLIVTIGLLILMLYLSDTSYEEYKEGSQLIDFLLGPSVVSLGYILYEQSKYLRGRVVSIMFSLFVGSLIGILSAVGLAYALGAGAPIAHSMESRSVTTPIAIALSEQSGGIPALTAVVVVISGIIGGVIGPPLFKWLRIESRIAKGLALGAAAHGVGTSVAIQMGALEGAIGGLAIGIMGVFTSILIPIVHYVAQLFV
- a CDS encoding CidA/LrgA family protein — its product is MKSLVQCFWVLFFFAVGELIGMMIGHFLPGSVIGLILLFLALETKLIKPDKVDSVAKFLTLNMGLFFVPAGVGLITQVDLIKQYWAAIVISMVVSTALVLVVVGRMQHRFERHHKEEIPNDNA